From the Streptococcus halotolerans genome, the window CCCCTTCTCTAACTTGCACATTGGTTGATAAAATAGAATGCGATACTTTCCCGTCAACAAAGCAACCATCGACAACTAATGAATCTTTGACGTCTGCTTTCTCAGAAATAAAGTTAGGTGGTGCAATCTCGTTTTTAGAGTAAATTTTCCATGAACGGTCACGACTGTCAAGTTCGTTATCAACTGGAATATATTCCATATTAGCTTCCCATAATGATTCAATGGTTCCAACATCTTTCCAATATCCCTTAAAGTTATACGTATAAACACGTTCACCTGATTCAAGATAGGCTGGGATGACATTTTGACCAAAGTCCGACATATCAACGCCGTTTTTCTCTCCATTGACCAACATTTCACGAAGAGCTTCCCAGTTAAAAATGTAGATTCCCATAGATGCTTTTGTGGATTTTGGATGTTCTGGCTTTTCTTCAAATTCAACAATGCGATCATTAGAATCAGTATTCATAATTCCAAAACGACTAGCTTCTTTTAGGGGCACATCAATAACAGCTACTGTCAAACTAGCCATATTATCCTTATGAGTCTGAAGCATATCGTCGTAATCCATTTTATAGATATGGTCGCCTGATAAAATCAAAACGTATTCAGGATTGATCCTGTCAATATACTCAATGTTTTGGTAAATAGCGTGGCTAGTTCCTTGGAACCAACGATTGCCTTCTGTTGCTGAATAGGGTTGTAAAATAGTTGCACCAGCATTGATGCCATCTAATCCCCATGAAGAACCATTTCCGATGTGCTGGTTCAATCCTAAGGGTTGATACTGGGTAATCACGCCGACTTGTTGAATGCCCGAGTTTGTGCAGTTTGACAAGGCAAAATCAATAATGCGATATCGCCCACCAAATTGAACCGCTGGTTTAGCAATATTTTGTGTCAATTTTCCTAGCCGGGTTCCTTGTCCTCCAGCTAAGATGAGAGCTAACATTTCATTTTTCATACATTTTCCTTCTT encodes:
- a CDS encoding glucose-1-phosphate adenylyltransferase, which gives rise to MKNEMLALILAGGQGTRLGKLTQNIAKPAVQFGGRYRIIDFALSNCTNSGIQQVGVITQYQPLGLNQHIGNGSSWGLDGINAGATILQPYSATEGNRWFQGTSHAIYQNIEYIDRINPEYVLILSGDHIYKMDYDDMLQTHKDNMASLTVAVIDVPLKEASRFGIMNTDSNDRIVEFEEKPEHPKSTKASMGIYIFNWEALREMLVNGEKNGVDMSDFGQNVIPAYLESGERVYTYNFKGYWKDVGTIESLWEANMEYIPVDNELDSRDRSWKIYSKNEIAPPNFISEKADVKDSLVVDGCFVDGKVSHSILSTNVQVREGAHVQDSFIMSGVKIGKGALIKRAIIGEGATIADGVVIDGTDEVQVVGYNEVVGVPNED